The DNA region CGTTCGCCGCAGGCCTGTTCGCGCTGACGCTCGTCGAGGGGTTGATCCCGCTGGTCGCGCTCACCATCGTCGTCGGGTTCGTGATCCACGCGCTGTTTCCAGCCGTCGACACGTACCTCCTCGATACGCTCCCGGATTCGACTCGAGGGAGCGCCTACGCCGTGTTCAGCTCCGTCTGGATGCTCTCACAGTCGCTCGGCTCGTACGTCCTCGGCGTCTTCGTCGAAGGGAACTACACGTACGACGACGTGTTCGCCGTCGCCGCGCTGTTTCTCGGCGCGACGGTCGTCGCCCTCGTCGTCCTCGAGCGGGTCGGAAAGCTCCCGAGTTGAGATCGCCGCCCTCGCCGGCGTCTAGGGGTGACGCTCGAGCGTCGTCACGTCGGACACCTCGATTCGCGTCCCGCCGTGCTGGCCGTTGGTCACCGTCAGCGACCAGCCGTGGGCGTCGGCGATCGCCCGGGCGAGAGCGAGACCGAGGCCGCGCTCCTCGTCAGTGTCCTCGCCGCGCGACTCGAGGTCGATCACCCGGTCGTGATCGGTTGGCGGGATTTCGGCGGCGTCGTCCATGAGGAAGAAGCCGCGTTCGCTCGAGCGATGATCGTCGAAGCCGAGCAGCCCAACCTGGATCGTGACCGATCCGTCGGCACGGGCGGCCGCGTCGTCGAAGATCGTCTGGAGGAAGTGATCGAATCGCTCCCGGTCGGCCCGAAGGGTCGCGTCGGCGTCGACGACCACGGCGGGGCGCTCGAGGCGGGAGTCCTCGACCGCGTGCTCGATCGCCGACGCGAGGTCGATCCGCGTCCGGGGGCCGACCGCCGTCGCGTTTCGGGCGAACTCACGGATGTCGTCGACGAGTCGTTCCGTGCGGTCGAGCGTCGTCGAGACGGCGTCTTCGGCGAGCGGAAACTCCCACTCGCCGGGCCGGTCGGGCTCCTCCTCGAGCGCCGTCGCGACGGCCTCGAGGTGGCGATTGAGGTCGCTCGAGAGCACGTTCGCCACGCTCTCGAGGCGTTCGGTCTGGTGTTCGAGTTGAGTCGTTCGATCCTCGAGTACCTGCTCGCGGATCGCCCGGTCGAGCGCCGCACGAGTGTTCTCGGCGAGCGTCGAGAGCAACTCGACGTCGGTGCTCTCGAAGTTCGCGACCCGCTTCGAGCCCGTCATCAGGATGCCGTGAGTACCGATCGGGGCGATGATTTCGGAGCGGATCGGCGTGTCGGGATTGTAGAGGCCCTCGACCTCCTGTAGGTCCTCGATGTGTCTGGTCTCGCCGGCTTCGAAGACGTCCCAGACGAGGCCCTCGCCGGGGTGAAATCGGGGGAGCCCCCCGAATTCGTCGTGCGCGCCCGCGGTGCCGGCGACGGGATCGAGGTAGCCGTACTCGTCGTCGAGCAACCAGACGCCGCTGATCGGGAGGTCCAGGAGGTCGCTCCCGGCGTGGACGGCGATCGCACAGATCTCCTCGGGGTCGCTCGACTGCAGGAGCCAGCGCGTGACCTCGTGCAGCGAGGTCACGACCCGTTCGTACTCGCGCTGGTCGGTGACGTCGCGGGCGATGCACGCGAGGTTGGCAGAGCCGTGGTCGACGGACACCACGCTGACCTCGACGATCCGATCGGCGCCCGTCGCGTCGGTGTAGGCCAGCTCGATCGTCCGCTGAGCCGTGCTGCCGACGTCGACGTCGCTGAGCGCGCGGCCGACGCGGACGGCGTCGTCGGCGTCGACGGCGGCGAGGTCCAGGAGGGTCTCGACGTGTTCGCCACGCAGCTCCCGCGCGTCGGTGTCGAAGGCGCGTTCGACCGTGGCGTTGACCGAGAGGATTCGGTTGTTGTCGTCGAGGGTGACCACGCCGTCCTGGATCGCCTCGACCACGGCCGTGTTCCGAGCGAGTTTCGTCTCCTGTTCCTTTCGCTTGGTGATATCGCGCATGGACACCGAGAGGCCGTTCTCGGCGGGCCAAGCCCGGGCCTCGAACCAGGTCTCGAGCGGGGTGTGGTACACCTCGAATGAGACTGGCACCTGTTCGTCCATCGCCTGGTAGAAGCCGTCTGGGAACTGGGTCTCGACTGTTTCGGGGAACTCGTCCCACATGACCTGCCCGAGGAGGTCCTCCCGGGAGCGCTCGAGGAGCGCCTCGGCGCGCTCGTTGAGGTACGTGAATCGAAAGTCCGTGTCGAGGGCGAAGAAGGCGTCGCGGACGCGGTCGATCATGGGAACGGTGCGGAGGGTCACTGGCGACCACCCGCGTTGGGGGCGACGGATCGGCGGCGAAGCGTCGTGGCTCGCGGCGCTGGCCGACTCCCCCGCCACACCGACCGAACACGCCTGTCTCTCATTCCGTTGACTCATAGTTACCCCACCCGGTATTTCAGTGTCGTGGCCGATGGGCGTCCAGTTCGGGCTCGAGGCGGCGTTCGGCGCTGTCGGGACTGCTATTCGGAAATACCCGAGAAACGGCCGACTGGAACAGGCGGCCGGTGGTACGTGACGGGACGTATTCTACCTGGTTCTCGTCGAGAATACCGCGGCTAACCGCGGAGGCGCTCTGCGGTGCGATGCCCGTCGTGCTGACCACAGAGCACCTCGCAGTCCGATGCTCGGCGCTTCACCGTTCGATCGGGAGCAGTTCCTTCACCGTCACGTAGTCGAGGGGTGTAGCGTGTTCGGTCCGGATGAGATTCTCGTCGTTGATCTCGAGGTCGAGGTCGTCGAGTTGTTCGGCAACGTGAGTGATGTCCTCGTTTTCGGCCCCGACCGCCTTGATGTGGAGGTTCTCCTGGCCGGTCATCAGTTCGGTCACTTCTGTGACCTGGGGGAGCGCCAGCGCCTTCTCGGCCACGTCGGAGCGTTCGCTGATGCGGGCCGTACAACTGAAGTGAAAGTAGAGGCGGAGGCCTGTCCGGTCGTGGTCGACGCTCGTCGTGTATCCGGTAATGACGCCGGCTTCTTCCAGCCGTTCCATCCGATTGTGAACGGTGTTGTCGGAGACCTCTAGTTCCTCGGCCAGTCCGATCGCATTGGACCGAGCGTTCTCCTGAAGCAGATTGAGCAAACGCCTGTCTACGTCGTCGAGTTCGTACTCGGTCACAATCGAGCTTGTCGGGCCGCCTCCATGATACTATCGATACTCCACAGTTTCCGAGAGTGGTTTTCGAGAAGTTCGAGAAGTAGGCGTTGTCAGGGCATTATCGAAATACGTTTTCGTACATTTAAGGGGAGTGGAGAGGGCAAGAGAATATCGAATAATATACCCAAATAACCTCGAAGTCCCACACTATATCTCACTTTCTCGGGAAGTATCGAATCACGCAACCTGGGTTTTTTATACGTAGACGCTATTGAACGACTGTGAAACCGGGCCTACCTGCTCCGTCCTCGACGGTGAACTCCCACGGGTCTGATACGGCCACAGCAGCCGTTGTCAGAGCCGTTGCTGAAACGGAAGGGAGGCCACTACCTGCGTCGCCACCGCTGGCCACGGTAACTGACCTGAATGCCCACCGCGCCCTCGCTCGAGCTGTCGATGATGTGACTGACGAGGGTGCCAATGGCGGCAACCAGGTGCGTGATTCCGGTGACGGGCGAGTCACGACGGGAGGGGACAATGAGTGACGACAGACCGGATTTCTGGAATTATTGCGCTCAGTGCGGAATCGAATACAGCACCGCTGCCTCTCCACCAATCGTCGGCGTGGTCACGGACGACGACACCACCTCTCCGATCTCGTTCTGTAGCGACGAGTGCAGAGGGTCGTGGGCCAGCGACTAGTTCAGTGTAGTTTCGCCGCCGAGAGCACCGTGGTGGCCGATTCTTCGTTCGTTCTATTCGGACGGCGTCCGCGCTGTGTGCGCGCCTTCTACTCGCACCAGTCCGACGAGCAGACACCACCCGACTTCGAGAGGGTCGACAGGGTATTCCTCGTCCGACTCGAACCGTCCGTCGATGAGTGATTCGGACCCGACACGGCTGATCGTCGACACGGACACCGCGGGAGACGACACGCAGGCGCTCGTGCTCGCGGCCTGCTCGGATCGCGTCGCCCTCGAGGGCGTGACGATCTGTGCGGGGAACGTTCCGTTCGAGTACCAGATCGAGAACGCGAAGTACACCCTCGACCTCGCTGGAGCCGACGAGGTACCGGTCTACGAGGGCGCTCGCGAACCCCTCGAGAAGGACCACGAATTCGCGGAGTACATCCACGGCGAGGGCGGCCTGGGTGGCGACCTCTTCCCCGAGACGGGAATCCCCTCGGCCGAGGCACACGCCGTCGACTTCATCGTCGAGACCGCCCGCGAGAACCCCGGCGAGATCACCCTGGCCTGCATCGCCCCGCTGACGAACGTCGCCCTGGCGTTCGAGCGCGAACCCGACCTGCCGGAGCTGCTCAACGAAGTGGTGATCATGGGCGGGGCGGTCAATACGCTCGGGAACATCACACCCGCGGCGGAGTACAACTTCTGGGTCGACCCCGACGCCGCGGCGGTCGTGATGGACGCCTTCGAGACGACGCTGATCGACTGGGGGCTGACGCTCCGGGATTCGACGTTCGACACCGACGTGTTCGAGGCAGTCGAGGTGATGGACACGCCGCTCGCGGACTTCTACCTGACCGTCACCGAGGCCGTCCGCGCGTTCAACCGCCAGTCCGACCACGACGCCCTCGGCGCGGACGTGACGACCCAGCCAGATTCGCTGGCGATTGCGACGGTGCTCGAGCCCGACATCGTCGAGGCGGCGAGCACGTACTACGTGGCCGTCGACGACCGGGAGGGGATGACCCGCGGGTACAGCCTGGTCGACGAACTCAGTGTGACCGACCGCGAGGCGAAGACGCGGGTAATCGAGTCAGTCGACGGCGACCGGTTCGAGCGGCTGCTGCTCGACGCGTTCCGGCACGGTGATCCCCATCGAGCGGAGTGACCGATCGGTAACTCTCTTCGACCGAACCTTCAGGTAATTCACGTAAAGTCGCTATCTCCTTTTGAAACCGAATCTATAAACCGGTCGCGTGCACTTGCACGGGTATGCAACGACGGAGGTTTCTCACGACCGCAGGTGCAGGGGTAACGGCGGGACTGGCCGGGTGTCTGGTCGGGGACGGTGGAGGCAGCGACGAGTCCGACGTCACCGTCGGCATCATCTACTCGACGGGTGGCCTGAACGACGATTCGTTCAACGACATGGCCTACAACGGCATCGAGCGGGCCGAGGAGGAACTCGGGATCTCCTATCAGGACGCCGAACCGGGCTCGCCTGCCGACATGAACCAGATGCAACAGGAGTTTGCGGGTGACGAGGAGATCGACCTCGTCTGCTGTATCGGCTTCGATCACGCGGAGGACCTCGGGGAGAACGCCGAGGAGTACAGCGATCAGCGCTTCGTGCTCGTCGACGCCGTCGTCGAGGCGGACAACGTCGCCAACTACACGTTCCGGGAACACGAGGGCTCGTTCCAGGTCGGCCACCTCGCGGGCCTGCTGACGACGCGGGAGTACGCCCACGGCGCCGGCGAGACGAACACCGAAGATACGGTCGTCGGCTTCGTCGGCGGCGAAGAGACCGCCCTCATCGACCGGTTCGAGGCGGGCTACAAAGCCGGCGTCCGTCACGTCGACGAGAATATCGAGACGCCGGCAGCCTACGCCGGGAGCTGGACCGACCCCTCGACCGGTCAGGAGATTGCCGGCGGCATGTACGACGGCGGCGCCGACGTCGTCTACCACGCCGCAGGCGGCACCGGCGGCGGGGTCTTCCAGGCCGCCCAGTCGGCCGGTCGGTTCGCCATCGGTGTCGACGACGACCAGTCGGTCAGCGCCGAGGAATTCAGTGACGTTATCGTCGCTAGCATGGTCAAACGCGTCGACAACGCCGTCTTCGACTCCGTCGAGGCCGTCGTCAACGACGAGTTCGAGTCCGGCATGAACGACCTCGGGCTTGACGACGACGGCAGCGTGAGCGCAACCATTGGCCAGGACTTCGAGGGCGAACTTCCCGAGGACATCGTCGACGCGCTCGAGGAGTCCCGCCAGGGGATCATCGACGGCGACATCGAGGTTCCCGACAATACCGACGACCTCTAACCCTTTAAGACGCAATGGCTACTGACGACCGCAGGACGGACGGCGAGACACCGCCGGCGGTGGCTCTCGAGGGGATCACGAAGCGATTCCCGGGTGTCGTCGCGAACGACGATGTCGACTTCACCGTCGAACGCGGCTCGATCCACGCCCTGATCGGCGAGAACGGGGCCGGGAAGACGACGCTGATGAACGTCCTCTACGGGCTCTACGAGCCGACCGAGGGGACGATTCGTATCGACGGCCAGCCCCGGACGTTCGACGACCCCGGCGACGCGATAGCCGTCGGCATCGGCATGATCCACCAGCACTTCATGCTCGTGGACACCATGACCGTCGCCGAGAACGTCGTCCTCGGTAACGAGCCCACCAAGTGGGGCGGACTCGCAACCGACCGGGCCAGGGCCAACGAGGAGACGCAGGCGCTGGCCGACCGCTACGGCTTCGACGTCGACCCGACCGAACGAATCGAGGACGTCAGCGTCGGCGAGCAACAGCGCGTCGAGATTCTGAAGACGCTCTATCGCGGCGCGGACGTCCTGATCCTCGACGAGCCGACGGCCGTTCTCACGCCTCAGGAGGTCGAGGCCCTGTTCGACGTCCTCGAGGAACTCATCGCCGAGGACAAGACGATCATCTTCATCACGCACAAACTCGGTGAGGCGCTCGAGGTCGCCGACGAAATCAGCGTTTTGCGAAACGGCGAACTCGTCGGGACGGTCCCGGCGGCCGACGCCACCCGCGAGGAACTCGCACGCATGATGGTCGGTCGGGACGTGCTCCTCGAGGTCGACAAACCCGCTGCCACGCGCGGAGACGTCGTCCTGGACGTCGACGGCGTGACGGTCACGGACGAGCGAGGTGTCGTCGCGGTCGACGAAGCGACGTTCCGCGTCCACGAGGGCGAGGTCTTCGGCGTCGCCGGCGTCGACGGAAACGGCCAATCGGAACTCATCGAGGCGATCACGGGTCTTCGCACGGCCGACGACGGCACGATCACGTTCGAGGGACGAGATATCACCTCGGCGCCGCGTCGCAACCGCATCTCCGCTGGCATGGCCTACGTCGCCGAAGACCGGCAAAAGCGAAGTCTGGTGATGGACTACGACCTTCGACGAAACGGTCTGCTTGGCCGTCAGCACCTCGCGCCGTTCTCGGA from Natronosalvus rutilus includes:
- a CDS encoding ABC transporter ATP-binding protein; the protein is MATDDRRTDGETPPAVALEGITKRFPGVVANDDVDFTVERGSIHALIGENGAGKTTLMNVLYGLYEPTEGTIRIDGQPRTFDDPGDAIAVGIGMIHQHFMLVDTMTVAENVVLGNEPTKWGGLATDRARANEETQALADRYGFDVDPTERIEDVSVGEQQRVEILKTLYRGADVLILDEPTAVLTPQEVEALFDVLEELIAEDKTIIFITHKLGEALEVADEISVLRNGELVGTVPAADATREELARMMVGRDVLLEVDKPAATRGDVVLDVDGVTVTDERGVVAVDEATFRVHEGEVFGVAGVDGNGQSELIEAITGLRTADDGTITFEGRDITSAPRRNRISAGMAYVAEDRQKRSLVMDYDLRRNGLLGRQHLAPFSDGRVIDWGATDDYVDEIIAEYDVRPPDPSADAHSLSGGNQQKFIVGREFERDPSLVVAAQPTRGVDIGSIEFIHNRLLDLRSAGKAVLLVSSKLDEVTQLSDRLAVMHDGEIVAVVDPDAVSEEELGLLMAGERPDGLDVDGARVGRSVA
- a CDS encoding BMP family lipoprotein is translated as MQRRRFLTTAGAGVTAGLAGCLVGDGGGSDESDVTVGIIYSTGGLNDDSFNDMAYNGIERAEEELGISYQDAEPGSPADMNQMQQEFAGDEEIDLVCCIGFDHAEDLGENAEEYSDQRFVLVDAVVEADNVANYTFREHEGSFQVGHLAGLLTTREYAHGAGETNTEDTVVGFVGGEETALIDRFEAGYKAGVRHVDENIETPAAYAGSWTDPSTGQEIAGGMYDGGADVVYHAAGGTGGGVFQAAQSAGRFAIGVDDDQSVSAEEFSDVIVASMVKRVDNAVFDSVEAVVNDEFESGMNDLGLDDDGSVSATIGQDFEGELPEDIVDALEESRQGIIDGDIEVPDNTDDL
- a CDS encoding nucleoside hydrolase yields the protein MSDSDPTRLIVDTDTAGDDTQALVLAACSDRVALEGVTICAGNVPFEYQIENAKYTLDLAGADEVPVYEGAREPLEKDHEFAEYIHGEGGLGGDLFPETGIPSAEAHAVDFIVETARENPGEITLACIAPLTNVALAFEREPDLPELLNEVVIMGGAVNTLGNITPAAEYNFWVDPDAAAVVMDAFETTLIDWGLTLRDSTFDTDVFEAVEVMDTPLADFYLTVTEAVRAFNRQSDHDALGADVTTQPDSLAIATVLEPDIVEAASTYYVAVDDREGMTRGYSLVDELSVTDREAKTRVIESVDGDRFERLLLDAFRHGDPHRAE
- a CDS encoding DUF7576 family protein is translated as MSDDRPDFWNYCAQCGIEYSTAASPPIVGVVTDDDTTSPISFCSDECRGSWASD
- a CDS encoding PAS domain-containing protein; this translates as MTLRTVPMIDRVRDAFFALDTDFRFTYLNERAEALLERSREDLLGQVMWDEFPETVETQFPDGFYQAMDEQVPVSFEVYHTPLETWFEARAWPAENGLSVSMRDITKRKEQETKLARNTAVVEAIQDGVVTLDDNNRILSVNATVERAFDTDARELRGEHVETLLDLAAVDADDAVRVGRALSDVDVGSTAQRTIELAYTDATGADRIVEVSVVSVDHGSANLACIARDVTDQREYERVVTSLHEVTRWLLQSSDPEEICAIAVHAGSDLLDLPISGVWLLDDEYGYLDPVAGTAGAHDEFGGLPRFHPGEGLVWDVFEAGETRHIEDLQEVEGLYNPDTPIRSEIIAPIGTHGILMTGSKRVANFESTDVELLSTLAENTRAALDRAIREQVLEDRTTQLEHQTERLESVANVLSSDLNRHLEAVATALEEEPDRPGEWEFPLAEDAVSTTLDRTERLVDDIREFARNATAVGPRTRIDLASAIEHAVEDSRLERPAVVVDADATLRADRERFDHFLQTIFDDAAARADGSVTIQVGLLGFDDHRSSERGFFLMDDAAEIPPTDHDRVIDLESRGEDTDEERGLGLALARAIADAHGWSLTVTNGQHGGTRIEVSDVTTLERHP
- a CDS encoding Lrp/AsnC family transcriptional regulator; amino-acid sequence: MTEYELDDVDRRLLNLLQENARSNAIGLAEELEVSDNTVHNRMERLEEAGVITGYTTSVDHDRTGLRLYFHFSCTARISERSDVAEKALALPQVTEVTELMTGQENLHIKAVGAENEDITHVAEQLDDLDLEINDENLIRTEHATPLDYVTVKELLPIER